One part of the Bacteroidales bacterium genome encodes these proteins:
- a CDS encoding outer membrane beta-barrel protein, whose amino-acid sequence MKKIVYLVLFILLGGTSAYGQYYFGGSFNFSSSGRTEESGDISRDEGSSTSFGLNPKGGLFLSEDFAIGLGIGINTSWERNPGNPDVIDKSAGFSIQPFARYYVVKMNKFSLFGEGQLGFSSNWSKVEVGGTTTDGPVTNTFGLSVRPGVSYDLNEKVALEAFINGFNFAVSHKTEKTERGGTEVRERSSNFNLGANMDNIFTTGAITVGVIVKL is encoded by the coding sequence ATGAAAAAGATTGTTTATTTGGTATTGTTTATACTTTTAGGGGGAACATCTGCTTATGGTCAGTATTATTTCGGCGGAAGTTTTAATTTTAGCAGTTCCGGAAGAACCGAAGAATCGGGCGATATCTCAAGAGATGAAGGTTCCAGCACATCCTTCGGGCTGAATCCCAAAGGAGGTTTATTCCTTTCCGAAGATTTTGCTATAGGGCTGGGTATTGGTATCAATACTTCGTGGGAGAGAAATCCGGGCAATCCGGATGTGATTGATAAATCAGCAGGGTTTAGCATACAGCCCTTTGCCCGATACTATGTGGTGAAGATGAATAAGTTTTCTTTGTTTGGAGAGGGTCAGTTGGGCTTTTCTTCAAACTGGTCAAAAGTGGAGGTGGGCGGAACAACTACAGACGGACCGGTTACCAATACGTTTGGTCTTTCAGTCCGCCCCGGGGTTTCGTATGATTTAAACGAAAAAGTGGCTCTTGAAGCTTTTATCAATGGATTCAATTTTGCTGTAAGCCATAAAACGGAAAAAACCGAGAGGGGAGGAACGGAGGTCAGGGAGAGAAGTTCGAATTTCAACCTGGGAGCCAATATGGATAATATTTTTACTACAGGGGCC
- a CDS encoding alpha-L-fucosidase — MKSIHIQATAVLFAGLILFTGCKQEQTCSENTQARYIDTTNLVLPHQRQVNWQQMEFTAFVHFNMNTFTNVEWGEGDADPSLFNPTNFDAEQWVKAFKEAGMKMVILTAKHHDGFCLWPSEQTDYTIENSPYKNGNGDIVKEVSDACRKHGLKFGFYLSPWDRHEPKYGTDEYNEFYKNQLRELLTGYGKVHEVWFDGAKGPDAKDMEYDFQGYWSMVRKHQPQAVIFSDKGPDVRWIGNEDGIAGKTNWSLMDTSKVEVGNADTDYLNSGDPNGSRWLVGECDVSISSDWFYHDDSRLKTVEELLNIYEKSVGRNGLLLLNVPPDQRGLLPEAYVERLHAFADTVDEIYNKDLALDAKVKPSEVRTPEHCFSGSHLTDTSFSTVWAPEQGTVESSVELAFSKSIAPRRILIQENINYGQRVREFAVDIRLNGQWKTVRNGTTIGYKRIMKLPGEDIDRLRVRIEDAKASPVLSRIALY; from the coding sequence ATGAAATCGATACACATTCAAGCCACTGCCGTTTTATTTGCAGGCCTGATTTTGTTTACCGGTTGTAAACAAGAACAAACCTGTTCAGAAAATACACAGGCCCGTTATATTGACACCACCAATCTGGTTCTGCCCCATCAAAGGCAGGTCAATTGGCAACAAATGGAATTTACTGCTTTTGTGCATTTCAACATGAATACTTTTACGAATGTAGAGTGGGGTGAGGGGGATGCAGATCCTTCGCTTTTTAATCCTACAAATTTTGATGCGGAACAATGGGTAAAAGCTTTCAAGGAAGCGGGAATGAAGATGGTGATATTGACTGCCAAGCATCACGACGGCTTTTGCCTTTGGCCTTCCGAACAGACGGATTATACGATTGAAAATTCACCTTATAAAAACGGTAACGGGGATATAGTGAAAGAAGTCTCCGATGCCTGCCGGAAGCACGGTCTGAAATTCGGGTTTTACCTTTCTCCATGGGATCGCCATGAACCCAAATATGGTACGGATGAATACAATGAATTTTACAAGAATCAATTAAGGGAGTTGTTGACCGGCTATGGCAAGGTGCATGAAGTATGGTTTGACGGAGCCAAAGGACCTGATGCAAAGGATATGGAGTACGACTTTCAGGGATACTGGTCCATGGTGAGGAAACATCAGCCACAGGCCGTAATTTTTTCAGATAAAGGACCGGATGTACGTTGGATTGGCAACGAAGACGGAATTGCCGGGAAAACCAACTGGTCGTTGATGGATACAAGTAAAGTAGAAGTAGGAAATGCCGATACCGATTATCTGAATTCAGGCGATCCCAATGGTTCTCGCTGGTTAGTGGGCGAATGCGACGTATCGATCAGCTCCGACTGGTTCTATCATGATGACAGCCGGCTGAAAACCGTTGAGGAGCTTCTGAACATCTATGAAAAGTCTGTAGGCAGAAACGGCCTGCTTCTTTTGAATGTGCCACCTGACCAACGGGGTCTCCTTCCGGAAGCTTATGTGGAACGCCTGCATGCTTTTGCCGATACTGTGGATGAAATTTATAACAAAGATCTTGCTTTGGATGCTAAGGTAAAGCCCTCTGAAGTGCGCACTCCAGAACATTGTTTTTCAGGATCACATCTTACGGATACCAGCTTTTCCACTGTATGGGCACCTGAGCAGGGGACAGTGGAATCCTCTGTGGAGCTGGCTTTTTCAAAATCCATTGCCCCCAGGCGAATACTCATCCAGGAAAACATCAATTACGGACAGCGGGTGAGGGAATTTGCAGTGGATATCCGGCTTAACGGACAGTGGAAAACCGTTCGGAACGGCACAACGATAGGTTACAAGCGGATTATGAAACTGCCTGGTGAGGATATTGACCGTCTCAGGGTTCGCATTGAGGATGCCAAAGCATCACCGGTGCTTTCCAGGATTGCACTTTATTGA